In the Stakelama saccharophila genome, CCAGGTCAGCACGACATCGCCCTCGCCCGATTGCCGCCAGCGCAGGTGGACCGGACCGGGCGGCAACAGGGACCGCCCGTCGATCCGGGCAACCGCTTCGACCGGCCCTTTGCTATCGCCGACACCCGACGCCTGGACCGACACGTCGCGGCCGAGCGTCGACAGGTCCGTCCCGACGAGCTTGACCGTGTCCGCCGACAGGAGGGCAAAGCGGTCGCCCGCCTTCTGCCGCCCGGTCGCATGCTCGGTGCCGCGCCGCCCCCGCCACAGCCGACGCAGTCGCCACCTGCGCGGGCCGATCTGCTCGGCCTCCGCGAATTGCAGCAGTTCGTCGCCGGCCAGCGCCAGATTGCCGCCGCCGTCCAGTGCATCGGTGTCCGCCTGCGTCAACGCCATCCGCTCGTGCAGCAGCTCGACCTCGAATGCGGTGCGGCGATCCTCCAGCGCCGACGGCGCCGTCCCCGGCACGTTCGCCACCGTTCCGATCACCGCCGGCAGGGCCGTCGCCCCGATCGGCCGCCATGCCCCGGCCGCGCCGTCGTCCAGCAGCAGCGCCGCGCTGCGCCACCCAGCGCCCTGCCCCGCCGCCACGATCGCCAGTTGCGGCGTCGCATACAGTTCGTCGCGCACCAGTGGCAGTTCGAACGGCGCCAGCACCGTCGCCCCGATCGTCAGGTCGGGTGCTGCGGCCACCCTGCCCGACGTCGCCGCGGCCACCGGTTCCGGCGGTGCGATCCGCACCAGATCGAGGATCAGCGTCATCGCCTCCAGCGACCAGCCGGCGACATGCCATTGCCCCGGTTCGCCGGACAGCCGCACGCGCGAACCGGGCAGGATATCGATCTTCGTCCAGTCCAGCGCCACCCGGCGCCGTTCCCGCCCCAGATCGGCCCGGGCGAGCGCCATTTCGGCAAGGGTCCGCGCCTCGACCGCTCCCAGCACCGCGGGAAGCTCGATCTGCTCGGTGCGGTGCGCGCCACAACGATGGCGCACCGCCTGCTGCACGCCCGCCTGATAATCGCGCGCCGGGTCGTAATGCCGCACCAGAACCCGGTCGGCGGCGCTTGACGCCGCGGCGATGCTCCGCCGCGTCGCATCGCCCCGCTCTCCCGCCGGCCGCGCGCCCGGATCGGTCAGCACGGCCGCCTCGCCCGGCCCCCGCATCCAGCGAACCGCGCCGCCGTCGCGCACGAACCAGCTTCCGGTAGCATCGCTCAGCCGCGTGATCACGCCGCGCATGTCGCTGCCATAGGCCGAAAAGCCCGCAAGCCCGAAATCCGCCGTGCCGCAGATCGCGCCGTCGGAGACGTCGCCGGCGATGCTGCCCAGGTCGACCGCGCCGGCATCGGCCTCGACCTCGAAGGTCAGCGACGGGATCCGGTTGCCGAAATCGGCCAGTTGCAGCGCCTCGAACACGACATAGGCCGATCCGCGATGCGCCGGCGTCCGGCCGGTCGTCTCCAGCGACGCGATCAGCGGATCGGGCGCCTGCGCCTCGCCGCCATCATGGATGCGCAGCGCCGCGCAGCGGCTCTTGAGGTCGCCCGCCGCACCGCGCAACAGCTTGCCGTCGGCCCAGATGCGCCGCACAGTGCGGATGCGCCGCGCCGACAGGAGAACGGCGAAGGACGCCGAATAGCTATAGCGCGTCGTGTCCGGCTGCCCCTTGCCGCCGTCGGTCGTGCTGCTGCTTTCGATCAGGTCGGTCGACCAGATGACCGTCCCCGCCACGCGCATCGTCCCGAACAGCCTCGGGATCTGCGTGCCGTAGGACGAGGTCTGCACCGCCAGGTCGGTCAGCCGAGGGCCCGTCCGCGTGCCTGCGTCGGACAACCATTCGCGATCGACCGTCCGTCCCAGCGCCGCGCCGAGCGCCGCCCCCACCGGACCGCCCAGCGCACCGCCCGCCACCGTCAACACCAGCGTCGCCATTATCCTCTCCCTCCGGCATCAGCCGCCAGCATCCGATCACCGGCCAGGGCGCCGGCCCCGGCCGTTCCAGCACGCGCCGCGCCCCCGCATCGGCATGAACGATCCCCGTCTCCGTCCGAATGGCGAGGTGAAGTTGCCCCGGCCCCGCCGCGAACAGCATCAGGTCGCCCGCCGCCGCCCGGTCCACCGGTCGCAGCCCCGCCGCTCCGATCGCGCGCCGGACACGGTCACGATCGCCGGTGCGCAGGGCATATCCCTGCGCTACCGGCCCGGACATGCCGCCGGCCCGCATCGCCGCCGCCGCCAGGCCTACGCAATCCAGCCCCGTCGCCGGGTCGCGTCCGTGCAGGCGGAACGGCGCGCCGACCAGCGCCCGCGCCGCCGCCGTCACGCATTCGCCCCGCGTCATGCGCCGGGATAACGCGTCAGAAGGTCGATGCCCGGCAGATACGGCTCGCCGCGAAAGTTCACGGCATTGCCGAACCGCTCCGCACAGGTCGCCAGTTGTTTGTCGCAGCCCTCGGTGATCTCCACCAGCGCGCCGACCGTCTCGAACCGGGGCGGCCGGCGCAGCGTCACCGTCGCGCCGTCCGACGCCGCGATTGCCGCGCGCAGCCCGCTATTCGGCCCGGAAAACCAGGCGAGCATGCCGAAGCCATAGGCATTCCCGATGGGTTCTTCCCGATCGAGCGTCAGCACCACATTCTCCGCCGTCACGACCCGGGCCATGCGCCGCCGCCCCGCCATCGCCACCCGGCAGCGCCCATCGCCCAGCGCGGCGCGGCACGCCGGCGCCGTCTCCTCCACCGCCGCACGCTCCAGCGCCGCCGTCACGCCGCGCAATTCGGCGGTGAAGGCGGTATCCGTCGTCTCGACATCGCCGATCGTGCCGCGTCCCAGCTCGATCGGCGTATCCGGTCGTTCCCAGTCGACCGCGAACAGCGTCACCCGCGCCCCGTCCCAGCGCCCGGCGCGCAGGTCCGCCGCGTCGATCGCGCCGTGATCCAGCGCACCGGTCACATCCATCGTGTCGACGTCCAGTCCGGCGCCGCGCTTGATCGCGGACGGCGTCATGCCCGGCGCCGCGCGATAGACCAGCCCGTTCCGTTCCAGGTCGCGGTCATGCGCTGTCAGACCGATCGTCACCCCGTCGCGCCGGTCGAGCCGCCAGCACAGCGTCATCGTCGTCAGCGCGCCCTGCAGCCAGTCAGCCATCGCCGCCCTCCCGGATCTCGACCAGCGGCACCGACGGCGCCGCTCCGGCCAGAAAGGACGCGCGGTTGACCGTCAACCGGTCCTCGGCGAAGCGCACCGGCACGTCGAACCGAAACCCGGCCGTGACCGCCGCACCGCCGGCGGGCGGGCTGTCGAGCGCGACCCACCCGCCGGCCTCGACCGTGAAGTACGGCGTCTCCGTCCCGTCCACCGCCACGCGCACGCTGCCCGCGACCGGCCGTGTGATCCGCCGCACCGTCTCGCCATAATGCTTGACGAGCGCAAACCGCGTCGTCGTTCCGTCGCCGGTGCCGATCGTCTGGTCTCCGGGCGATACCGCACCGCCCTCGCCCGAGGACCAGTCGAACGGATCGCGCAGGCGAAAGCCCCGCGCCGCGCCCAGCCGCGCGCGAAAGAATGCCAGCAGCGCGGCGATATCGGCTTCCGAGCGCACCCCCGGCCCGACATCGTAGCGGGTCCGCGCCGCCGACCAGTCCGCATTGCGCTTCTCGGCACCGCCCGCACTCGTCACGATCGCGGTGGAAAGCTCCGGCGCCACCTCCGCCTCGCGCCCCAGTGCCAGCGGGAACAGCACGTCGTCGAATGGCTGCACGTCCCTCTCCTCGTCGAAATGGGTAAATCCGTCGCGCATCACCTGCGGCAGCGCCCAGACGAAGGTCGCCGCGACGCCGCGCACGCGCCCGGCTTCCGCCGCCGCATCGATCGCGCGCCACTGGTCCCGGTCCTCGGGCCGCAGCACGAAGCCGGAAAGATAATGCTGCTCCGACGGCGGATAGCCCAGCCGCGCCTCGGCCGCCGCGACACCGCGCGCCGTGCCTGCGGAATTGCCCGCCGCCGCCCAGTCGTAATCTTCCAGTTGCAGCACGTCGAAGGCCGGCCGCTGCCAGCCGAGCGGCAGGTTCGCCCGCTTCAGCTCCGGCGCCTCCCGGTCCAGCACCGTCGGCAGATAGGCGAGCAGCAGCACCTCCGCCCCCGGCGCCTCAGCCCGCACCGCTTCGCACAGCGCCGCCGTCGACGCCGCCAGCACTTCCCCCGCCCGGTCGAGCAGATCGGTCTCGGCCGGCGACAGCGGCCCGCGCACGCTCGTAATCACCGGCGGCTCACCGCCAAGCGCCGCCCGGGCCGCCACGTCGTACAGGCAGGGCCGCCCGTCCGGCATCACCCACCACCACGGCTCGCCGACCTGGAACCGCACCGCCAGCCCGGCATCGCGCCCGATCGCCACGAACGCGCGCGCCACGGTGTGCAGATAGTTCATCGCTCCCGAATGCGCCGGCGACAGCAGCGCCGAGGGCGGCTCCCAGCCGGTCTGTCCGGCCGCACCGTCCGCCGCCCGCTGTTTCCAGTCGTTCCAGCAATGCGCGTCGAACAGTTCATAGGACAGCGACCAGATCACGCCGTATCCCAGCGGCGCCGCACGCGCGGCGAAGTCGCGGTGCCAGGCGGCGCACGGCGCGTTCAGCACCCCGCCCGCCAGGCTGACATAATAGCCGCCGTACAGCGCCTCGAGCCGAAAATAATGGCTCATGCCGACATAATGGTTGATCGCGCCCCGATAGCCGAGGTGCAGCGCATTCCGCAGCAGCCGCGCCGGCGTCAGGTGATAGCTGTCGTCATATCCGGTCGCGATCGACAGGCCGTGCTCCGGCACGATCGCCTCACCGATGGCAAGCACCGATCCCGGTCCTTCGCACACGATCTCCGACAGCTCGACCCAGCCCTCGGTCGGCGCCGACAGCGGCGTCTCGTCACCTTCGGCGTAGTCGGGCGGCACCAGCGACACGAACATCCGGTCGACATCGCCCGCCCATACCGGATCGGCCTCCTCCGGCAACAGGAACCCGCCGGTCAGATCGGCGAAGTCCAGCGACACTTGCGCATCGCCCTCCGTCCCGCTGGCATAGTTCCACAGCCGCACATACCAGGACCGCGCATCGCCGTTCGCGTCGCGCCCCTCGATCGTCAGCACCGCGCCATTTACGCCGTCGAGCGCCGCGCTCCCCGACGACCGCCAGAGAAAGGAAAGCCGGCACTGCCGGAAATCCCGGTCGGTCGCATAAGCGAGCAACGGATGGTCCTCCCGGTCCTCCGCCTCCCAGATCAACCCGGCGAGATCGCCCCTGCGATAGAAGACGCAATCCACCCGCAACGCATCCGGCGCGGTCGTGACGACGCTCGCCATCATCGGCCGCGGGAAATTGACGGTCCAGAACCGCGGGTCGAAGCGCGAGATCACCCCCTCGCGCTGCCCGGTTCGCTCCGCCATCAGAGAATAGCCCACCAGTCCCCTCTCCCCTCCGGGGAGAGGGTTAGGGAGAGGGGCAGCCGCCCCTCACGCCCCCACTCCCCGCAAAACGCCGTCATTCCACCCCGGCCAGCGCCGCCTTCACCGCCCTAGCGACCTGCCGGCTCGATTGCGCCAGCGCCTTCGGCGCCTCGCCGCCGCCCGCGTTGATCGTGATCGCCACCCGCACATCGCGCCCGCCCGCTTCCGGCGCGGCCGGCATCACCTGTCCGCTTGCGGTCGGCACGAACAATTCCGGCCCGCGCTCACCAACCAGATAAGGCCGGTCGGGCGACACCGCCCCGCCGGTCGCTCGGCCCGGCAGCCCCGACAGGGCGCCCATCAGCG is a window encoding:
- a CDS encoding phage tail protein codes for the protein MATLVLTVAGGALGGPVGAALGAALGRTVDREWLSDAGTRTGPRLTDLAVQTSSYGTQIPRLFGTMRVAGTVIWSTDLIESSSTTDGGKGQPDTTRYSYSASFAVLLSARRIRTVRRIWADGKLLRGAAGDLKSRCAALRIHDGGEAQAPDPLIASLETTGRTPAHRGSAYVVFEALQLADFGNRIPSLTFEVEADAGAVDLGSIAGDVSDGAICGTADFGLAGFSAYGSDMRGVITRLSDATGSWFVRDGGAVRWMRGPGEAAVLTDPGARPAGERGDATRRSIAAASSAADRVLVRHYDPARDYQAGVQQAVRHRCGAHRTEQIELPAVLGAVEARTLAEMALARADLGRERRRVALDWTKIDILPGSRVRLSGEPGQWHVAGWSLEAMTLILDLVRIAPPEPVAAATSGRVAAAPDLTIGATVLAPFELPLVRDELYATPQLAIVAAGQGAGWRSAALLLDDGAAGAWRPIGATALPAVIGTVANVPGTAPSALEDRRTAFEVELLHERMALTQADTDALDGGGNLALAGDELLQFAEAEQIGPRRWRLRRLWRGRRGTEHATGRQKAGDRFALLSADTVKLVGTDLSTLGRDVSVQASGVGDSKGPVEAVARIDGRSLLPPGPVHLRWRQSGEGDVVLTWARRSRLGWRWIDGADVPLGEEAERYLVSLRRGDGRSSEIEVGGPSHTIPAVERPAEPFTVAVRQIGAHGRSLPASTTIA
- a CDS encoding DUF2163 domain-containing protein; translated protein: MADWLQGALTTMTLCWRLDRRDGVTIGLTAHDRDLERNGLVYRAAPGMTPSAIKRGAGLDVDTMDVTGALDHGAIDAADLRAGRWDGARVTLFAVDWERPDTPIELGRGTIGDVETTDTAFTAELRGVTAALERAAVEETAPACRAALGDGRCRVAMAGRRRMARVVTAENVVLTLDREEPIGNAYGFGMLAWFSGPNSGLRAAIAASDGATVTLRRPPRFETVGALVEITEGCDKQLATCAERFGNAVNFRGEPYLPGIDLLTRYPGA
- a CDS encoding phage distal tail protein, Rcc01695 family; this translates as MGYSLMAERTGQREGVISRFDPRFWTVNFPRPMMASVVTTAPDALRVDCVFYRRGDLAGLIWEAEDREDHPLLAYATDRDFRQCRLSFLWRSSGSAALDGVNGAVLTIEGRDANGDARSWYVRLWNYASGTEGDAQVSLDFADLTGGFLLPEEADPVWAGDVDRMFVSLVPPDYAEGDETPLSAPTEGWVELSEIVCEGPGSVLAIGEAIVPEHGLSIATGYDDSYHLTPARLLRNALHLGYRGAINHYVGMSHYFRLEALYGGYYVSLAGGVLNAPCAAWHRDFAARAAPLGYGVIWSLSYELFDAHCWNDWKQRAADGAAGQTGWEPPSALLSPAHSGAMNYLHTVARAFVAIGRDAGLAVRFQVGEPWWWVMPDGRPCLYDVAARAALGGEPPVITSVRGPLSPAETDLLDRAGEVLAASTAALCEAVRAEAPGAEVLLLAYLPTVLDREAPELKRANLPLGWQRPAFDVLQLEDYDWAAAGNSAGTARGVAAAEARLGYPPSEQHYLSGFVLRPEDRDQWRAIDAAAEAGRVRGVAATFVWALPQVMRDGFTHFDEERDVQPFDDVLFPLALGREAEVAPELSTAIVTSAGGAEKRNADWSAARTRYDVGPGVRSEADIAALLAFFRARLGAARGFRLRDPFDWSSGEGGAVSPGDQTIGTGDGTTTRFALVKHYGETVRRITRPVAGSVRVAVDGTETPYFTVEAGGWVALDSPPAGGAAVTAGFRFDVPVRFAEDRLTVNRASFLAGAAPSVPLVEIREGGDG